GAGCAGCACTACCCGGGGGCGACGTTTCCCGATGGCACCCCCGTACGGTTCCCCCGGCCCCGGCTGCGGACTCTCCGGTACGACCTCGACGCCGCCGAGGCGGGCCTGATCGGGGAGATGGCGGCCCTGATCGGGTCCCTCTCCATGGCCCGCTATCGGCCGAGCGCGTTCGAAGTGAATGGCGAGGAAGCCCAGGCCGAAGCTGCCCTGGGGGGCCTGCTTCAGTCCGCCATCCTGAAGCGCTTCGAGTCCTGCTGGTGGGCCTGCCTGGTCACGGTGCGGCGCATGGTGTCCGTCCACGATGCGTTCCTTGCTGCGTGGGAGGACGGTTTCGTGCCTTCCCGGGCCGCCCTCCACGACGCCGCTGTTGCCGAGGCCGACGACGCCGGTCTGGCCGGATGGGTGGCGGAGGCGCTGCTCGACGACGAGTCCCGGCCCACCTCCGACTATCTGCCCACCTATGGAGAGGCGGTCGCCGCCGATCGGGGCGTGCTCGCCGCGATCGAGTCCCGCCTGGACCGCTTGTCGGCGGAGGACGACCCGAAGCTGGCGGACCTTCGCACGTTGCTCGCCGAATCGCCGTGGGCCAAGGTTGTGGTGTTCGCGACCTTCGGCGACACGGTGCGCTACCTCGACGCCCACCTGCCTGCCGCGATCGGCGGCCGGGACCGAGTGGTCGTCATCGGCGGCGACAGCGATCCCGACGCCCGTGCCGCGCTGCTGGGCCGGTTCTGCCCGGACACCGTCGTGCGACCCGGGTACGTCCCGCCGGACGGCGAGGTCGACCTGCTCGTTTCGACCGACGTGTTGTCGGAAGGCCAAAACCTGCAGCAGGCGGAAGCGGTGGTCAGTTACGACATGCCGTGGAACCCGCAGCGCGTCGTGCAGCGCAACGGCCGGGTGGTCCGGCTCAAGAGCCCCCATGAGGAGGTCTTTCTCACGACGATGCTCCCCGAGGACGGTGACCTCGAGGCGCTCCTGCGTCTGGAGGCCGCGATCCGGCGCAAGATCCTGGCCGCCACGGTCTACGGCATGGAGACGGGTGTGATCGAAGGCGTGGAGCCGGAGCTCCGGACCTACGCCTCAAGGCTGGCGGGGGGTGATGAGTCGCTCCTCGACGATGGTGGCGAGGACGGTGCCTTTGCGGGCGAGGAGCTGCGCGCCGAGTTGCAACGGGCGATGGCCGAGGGCGAGACCGCCCGGCTGCGGGCACTGCCGTGGGGCGTCGGCGCCACCTTCCGCCAGGGCCGCGGCGTGCCCTCGATGGGCGACGCCGGCGTCTTCTTCGCCTGCCGCACGACGGACGGCACCCGCTACTGGCGGTACGTTGAGGACGGCGGGAAAGTCCTCGACAGTGATGCCGAGATGCTGCGGCGCATCAGCCCTGGGTCTGCGGCCGGGCTCGACACGGTGGCTGCGGCCGTCGACCTCGAGGCGGCTTGGGCGCCGGCTGTCGCGTCCATCGTGGATGAGCACAACCGCCGGGCCGACCCTCGCGCCGACGCAGAGCGGATCGGGCCCGCGCAGAGATTTGCACTTGATCTTCTTCGTGATCCCTCAGTGACACTCCCGCCCGGGGCAGGGGCCGCCGACGAGGCACTGAGCGTCGAGCGCAGCTCCTCAGTCCGCCAAGCCCTAGCGGAGATCCGGCGGCTACTCGTCGAGGGCGAGATATCCCGGGACGACGGTGCGCGTCGTGTAGTGGACGTGGTTAAGGAGTTCGGCCTGCAGCCAGTCCAGCCGCCCCCGGCCCTGTCACGGATCACCGAGGAGGATGTCGGCGTGGTGTGCTGGATGGCAGTACGGCCAGAGTGACGAGGGGTACGGAGGCTCCGAGCGCGGCGGGACTCGAGGTGTTCGGACATCAGTCAGTCCAGCTTCGGGGCGGAGTGGCATCGTGTGACATCCGCAGGCGCTCGGCCACCCTTCGTCGGGTCGACCGCCTGCCGAGGTCGGGCCTCCTCGACCAGCAGGACGTCGATGGGGACCACGCGCTGACAGGCTGTGAAGTCGCACGGGACGAAAGAGAGTGCCCTACGTGCCAACTCGAATGACTGCAGCCAAGCTCGATCAGGC
The sequence above is drawn from the Acidimicrobiales bacterium genome and encodes:
- a CDS encoding C-terminal helicase domain-containing protein yields the protein EQHYPGATFPDGTPVRFPRPRLRTLRYDLDAAEAGLIGEMAALIGSLSMARYRPSAFEVNGEEAQAEAALGGLLQSAILKRFESCWWACLVTVRRMVSVHDAFLAAWEDGFVPSRAALHDAAVAEADDAGLAGWVAEALLDDESRPTSDYLPTYGEAVAADRGVLAAIESRLDRLSAEDDPKLADLRTLLAESPWAKVVVFATFGDTVRYLDAHLPAAIGGRDRVVVIGGDSDPDARAALLGRFCPDTVVRPGYVPPDGEVDLLVSTDVLSEGQNLQQAEAVVSYDMPWNPQRVVQRNGRVVRLKSPHEEVFLTTMLPEDGDLEALLRLEAAIRRKILAATVYGMETGVIEGVEPELRTYASRLAGGDESLLDDGGEDGAFAGEELRAELQRAMAEGETARLRALPWGVGATFRQGRGVPSMGDAGVFFACRTTDGTRYWRYVEDGGKVLDSDAEMLRRISPGSAAGLDTVAAAVDLEAAWAPAVASIVDEHNRRADPRADAERIGPAQRFALDLLRDPSVTLPPGAGAADEALSVERSSSVRQALAEIRRLLVEGEISRDDGARRVVDVVKEFGLQPVQPPPALSRITEEDVGVVCWMAVRPE